A genomic region of Sciurus carolinensis chromosome 7, mSciCar1.2, whole genome shotgun sequence contains the following coding sequences:
- the Tmem217b gene encoding putative transmembrane protein 217B, producing the protein MDARMLSFIVGLFSLFNTIQLFIFDLNQMTYIGYQDKFHIYKTTDSALDSWVMNKRKLINTVLSVITVAVSCLLLYCIHHNVYTGLPIYAAWIVLYECIHLSIVILLHKIIKNQFRELSHLYLVFQVSRMILHFCGLPCVATHGYSIYKDSRILGKPGRRRHSSISTMDSWPPVGQGMLYRKLN; encoded by the coding sequence ATGGACGCCAGGATGCTGTCCTTCATTGTGggcctcttctccctcttcaaCACCATCCAGCTCTTCATCTTTGACCTGAACCAGATGACGTATATTGGCTACCAAGACAAGTTCCACATCTACAAGACTACAGATTCTGCGCTGGACTCTTGGGTCATGAACAAAAGGAAGCTCATCAACACCGTCCTGTCCGTCATCACTGTGGCCGTCAGTTGCCTCCTCCTCTACTGTATCCACCACAACGTCTACACGGGGCTGCCGATCTACGCCGCGTGGATCGTGCTCTACGAGTGCATCCACCTCTCCATAGTCATACTCCTCCACAAGATCATCAAAAACCAGTTCAGGGAGCTGAGTCACTTGTACTTGGTCTTCCAAGTCTCGCGGATGATCCTGCACTTCTGTGGCCTGCCCTGCGTGGCCACGCACGGCTATTCCATCTACAAGGACTCCAGGATCTTGGGCAAGCCCGGCCGCCGCAGGCACTCCTCCATCAGCACCATGGACTCGTGGCCACCGGTCGGTCAGGGAATGTTGTACCGCAAGTTAAACTAA